A portion of the Stigmatella aurantiaca DW4/3-1 genome contains these proteins:
- a CDS encoding sensor histidine kinase → MTPSDLPAVLYCDDDALNLRVFEANFGQRFRILRCSSPNEALTVLEQRRGDIGVVISDQRMPGMSGVELLERARTLAPDAKRMLVTAYADLQAVVDAVNRGQVTRYFVKPWDRAEMLAALDDALKIARLELKIRQVEGRMMKAERLATLGQVTACIAHELMGPVGYLSQNVVSLRRDIEQIISYVNKHLEEDPHPSVAETVKDLPSLIGDLATGTEHLRQVANGLKAQARGDETEQAAEVSEVVSFAVKLARAEVRDRARLTSSGEPVRVLFGPVKLCQVLLNLIVNAAQAMEGVQRTGRIDVRWAQQDRWVTITVADNGCGIPVELQEKVFQPLFTTKPVGIGTGLGLSICKELVTQYGGKLQLSSVPGEGTEINITVLRAPMP, encoded by the coding sequence ATGACCCCCTCTGATCTTCCCGCGGTGCTCTACTGTGATGACGACGCCCTGAACCTGCGGGTGTTCGAAGCCAACTTCGGGCAGCGCTTCCGCATTCTGCGTTGCTCTTCACCCAATGAAGCACTGACCGTGCTGGAGCAGCGGCGCGGAGACATCGGGGTGGTCATCTCCGATCAGCGCATGCCTGGCATGAGCGGCGTGGAGCTGCTGGAGCGTGCGCGCACGCTGGCGCCGGATGCCAAGCGCATGCTCGTCACGGCCTACGCGGATCTCCAGGCCGTGGTGGACGCGGTCAACCGCGGGCAGGTGACGCGCTACTTCGTCAAGCCGTGGGATCGCGCGGAGATGCTCGCCGCGCTCGACGATGCCCTGAAGATTGCGCGGTTGGAGCTGAAGATCCGCCAGGTCGAGGGCCGGATGATGAAGGCCGAGCGCCTGGCCACGCTGGGGCAGGTGACGGCCTGCATTGCCCACGAGCTGATGGGGCCGGTGGGTTATCTCTCGCAGAACGTGGTCTCGCTGCGCCGGGACATCGAGCAGATCATCTCCTACGTGAACAAGCACCTGGAGGAGGACCCGCATCCGTCGGTGGCGGAGACGGTGAAGGATCTGCCCTCGCTCATTGGAGATCTCGCCACGGGCACCGAGCACCTGCGGCAGGTGGCCAATGGCCTGAAGGCCCAGGCGCGCGGTGACGAGACGGAGCAAGCGGCGGAGGTGTCCGAGGTGGTCTCCTTCGCGGTGAAGCTGGCGCGCGCGGAGGTGCGGGATCGCGCCCGGCTCACCAGCAGCGGGGAGCCGGTCCGCGTGTTGTTCGGCCCGGTGAAGCTCTGCCAGGTGCTGCTGAACCTCATCGTCAATGCCGCTCAGGCCATGGAAGGCGTCCAGCGGACGGGCCGCATCGACGTGCGGTGGGCGCAGCAGGACCGTTGGGTCACCATCACCGTCGCGGACAACGGCTGCGGCATTCCCGTGGAGCTTCAGGAGAAGGTCTTCCAGCCCCTTTTCACCACCAAACCCGTGGGGATTGGCACCGGGCTGGGGTTGTCCATCTGCAAGGAGCTGGTGACGCAGTACGGGGGCAAGCTTCAGCTCTCCTCCGTGCCCGGCGAGGGGACGGAGATCAACATCACGGTCCTCCGGGCGCCGATGCCTTGA
- a CDS encoding DUF2795 domain-containing protein: MTRARSTVAARGADASAALEPTAAPPLRKALEGAVFPLSAEQLVHVARENGAPAPLLTLLSSLPRKPFASMEGVEFSLLNHTPRPPAAGEPSSS; this comes from the coding sequence ATGACCCGAGCCCGTTCAACCGTTGCCGCCCGCGGTGCAGATGCCAGTGCGGCGCTGGAACCCACTGCTGCCCCTCCGCTTCGCAAGGCCCTCGAAGGCGCGGTGTTCCCTCTCTCGGCGGAGCAATTGGTTCATGTCGCCCGGGAGAATGGGGCCCCGGCCCCCCTCCTCACCCTGCTCAGCAGCCTTCCGAGGAAGCCGTTCGCGTCCATGGAGGGGGTGGAGTTCTCCCTCTTGAACCACACGCCGCGCCCCCCCGCGGCCGGAGAGCCCTCCTCCAGCTAA
- a CDS encoding response regulator codes for MDLPFEIEEEDEQGGGGTLASTVLLVDDELVVLDICTRLLSREPDLLITQATSAEEALPLLRAQRFDVLVTDKNLPQMSGIELIAAARHLQPSLEAMMITGYASSESVIAAFAAGASDYILKPFDDLRVLRAKVRAALERRTERIRGREQARHVARQASALIQAGKDAPEPAHQALEDELRNYEQAVQNGAMSGHVAVVGSKEAVELLRAEGFEVASFPPEPEALESADVVILETGEPQWRVLAEHLQSRPPDLLLLSSPQADLADLLEAIGLRLDLVGFGASSTTQGLPDRLRMVLLRRCIQRAQDRLATALAAFHQSIPGR; via the coding sequence ATGGATTTGCCGTTCGAGATCGAGGAGGAGGATGAGCAAGGTGGCGGCGGGACGCTCGCCTCGACCGTTTTGCTGGTGGACGATGAGCTCGTGGTGCTCGACATCTGCACCCGGCTGTTGTCTCGCGAGCCGGACTTGCTGATCACCCAGGCCACCAGCGCCGAGGAGGCGTTGCCCCTGTTGCGTGCCCAGCGCTTCGACGTGCTGGTCACGGACAAGAACCTGCCCCAGATGAGCGGCATCGAGCTCATCGCCGCGGCCCGGCACCTCCAGCCGTCCCTCGAGGCGATGATGATCACCGGCTACGCCAGCTCGGAGTCCGTCATCGCCGCCTTCGCCGCCGGCGCGAGCGACTACATCCTCAAGCCCTTCGATGATCTCCGGGTGCTGCGTGCCAAGGTGCGCGCCGCGCTCGAGCGTCGCACCGAGCGCATCCGGGGCCGGGAGCAGGCCCGCCACGTGGCCCGGCAGGCCTCGGCGCTCATTCAGGCCGGGAAAGATGCCCCGGAGCCCGCGCACCAGGCGCTGGAAGACGAGCTGCGCAACTACGAGCAGGCCGTGCAGAACGGCGCGATGAGTGGGCACGTGGCCGTGGTGGGCAGCAAGGAAGCCGTGGAGTTGCTGCGCGCGGAGGGGTTCGAGGTGGCGAGCTTCCCGCCGGAGCCCGAGGCCCTGGAGAGCGCCGACGTCGTCATCCTGGAGACGGGCGAGCCCCAGTGGCGGGTGCTGGCCGAGCACCTCCAGTCCCGCCCGCCGGACTTGTTGCTGCTGTCCAGTCCCCAGGCGGACCTCGCGGACCTGCTGGAGGCCATCGGCTTGCGGTTGGATCTCGTGGGCTTCGGCGCGTCTTCCACGACGCAGGGTTTGCCGGACCGGCTGCGGATGGTGCTGTTGCGCCGCTGTATCCAGCGGGCCCAGGATCGCCTCGCCACCGCCCTGGCCGCCTTCCACCAGAGCATTCCCGGCCGCTGA